One genomic segment of Rivularia sp. PCC 7116 includes these proteins:
- a CDS encoding YwiC-like family protein, whose protein sequence is MNELVTASNGYEQITKIDFRSWIKPTFTPEHGVLIVWFGSFLMGAALAQTWNYCTNLALLCSFFALQAEHPLVVQIKRRSIWKPRYIIWAGIYGAIALLIGIWLWIQSPVLIWVYGVVAFVLAFDVMAVIKRKHKSILNELVIFAAICLSTPLAYGATTGSLSIEAISIWIFNTLFFGSAIFTIKLRRKKTSSLKPGVVYHLIASVIVVGLFFLGWLKLVTALAFAVVLIKFAVVIGFHNWYIKAKFHSVALLETRFAIFYIAIAAISVLPAHLPNT, encoded by the coding sequence CCCTGAGCATGGTGTATTGATTGTTTGGTTTGGTTCTTTTCTGATGGGAGCAGCTTTAGCTCAGACTTGGAACTATTGCACAAATTTAGCATTACTGTGTTCTTTTTTTGCCCTACAAGCAGAGCATCCTCTCGTAGTTCAAATAAAGCGACGGAGTATCTGGAAACCTAGATACATAATTTGGGCGGGAATTTATGGTGCGATCGCTCTGTTGATAGGGATTTGGCTATGGATTCAGTCCCCAGTTTTAATATGGGTTTATGGAGTAGTAGCTTTTGTGTTGGCATTCGATGTCATGGCAGTAATTAAACGGAAGCATAAATCAATTCTGAATGAATTAGTCATTTTTGCGGCTATCTGTTTATCGACTCCTTTAGCTTATGGAGCAACAACAGGAAGTCTTTCTATAGAAGCAATATCAATATGGATATTCAATACTTTATTTTTTGGTAGCGCTATTTTTACTATCAAGCTACGGCGTAAAAAAACCAGTTCTCTCAAACCTGGTGTTGTCTATCATTTAATAGCGAGCGTAATTGTTGTTGGATTATTTTTTCTGGGCTGGTTAAAGTTAGTTACGGCTTTAGCCTTTGCTGTTGTGCTAATTAAATTTGCTGTAGTTATTGGCTTTCACAACTGGTATATCAAAGCCAAATTTCATTCCGTCGCTTTATTAGAAACTCGTTTCGCTATCTTTTATATTGCAATCGCTGCTATCAGCGTACTTCCGGCTCATTTACCTAATACGTGA
- a CDS encoding ferric reductase-like transmembrane domain-containing protein gives MVVNNQLVTDYLALIAYIATLLPSNSIAVFSSWKKADWRVFLLRNRRNIGLICFALSIIHGVLTLRVRNVDMLNINTYVNYFTGFSCILIFTILAVTSNNWSIRKLGKNWKKLHSLTYVALIVLILHLLVVNQGEWNWYTWCAFIALSSMTCMWLLRLLRRYR, from the coding sequence ATGGTTGTAAATAATCAGTTAGTAACTGACTACCTTGCTTTAATTGCTTATATTGCAACCCTATTACCTTCTAACTCTATAGCTGTTTTTTCTAGCTGGAAAAAAGCTGATTGGCGAGTTTTTCTATTGAGAAACCGCAGAAATATCGGTTTAATTTGCTTCGCATTATCAATAATTCACGGAGTCTTAACGCTACGGGTACGTAATGTTGACATGTTGAATATCAATACCTATGTAAACTACTTCACGGGATTTAGTTGCATTTTGATTTTTACTATCTTGGCGGTGACATCTAATAACTGGAGTATCCGCAAGCTGGGTAAGAATTGGAAGAAGTTGCATAGTTTGACTTATGTTGCGCTAATTGTGCTTATCTTGCATTTACTTGTGGTTAACCAAGGTGAGTGGAATTGGTACACCTGGTGTGCATTTATTGCTTTATCCTCAATGACTTGTATGTGGTTGCTTCGGCTTTTGCGGCGATATCGTTGA